The nucleotide sequence AACAACCGGAATACCTAAAGTTTTGGCTTTGACAAGTTCCGGATTATCCGGAGATATAGCCGCGGTATAGCACACGGCGTCAGGATTTTTTATATTATCAGCGGATTGACCGATAAATATTTCAGCGCCGTTTTGTTTAAGGCGGTCTGTAAGACCTGATGGTTTAGCGTCGCTGCCTGAGACCTTGTAACCAAAGTTCAGCAGCATTTCAGCAATACCGCTCATGCTGATTCCGCCGATTCCTATCATGTGTATATAAGCGCCTTTAGGCAAATCGGATATAGAAAAATTATTCATTTTTTATATTACCTCTTTCATCGTGAATTGGTTATGGGATTAGTATACTATATTTTTGGGATTATTTCAAGAATATAAACAATTTTAGTACAAAATTAAAAATTTTTATATATTCGGGGCAAGCTCCGGGAAAGGATGGGAGAAGTAATGCAAATTACCGACATCAGAATCAGAAAGATAAATACAGAAGGAAGGATGAAGGCGGTCGTATCCGTTACATTTGACGATGCGTTTGTAGTGCATGACATTAAAGTCATTGAGGGCCAGGAAGGCAGACTGTTCACAGCTATGCCGAGCAGAAAGACCCCTGACGGTGAGTATAAGGACATTGCACATCCGATTAACTCGGAGACAAGATCCGAATTAAATGATAAAATTCTTCAGAAGTATCAGGAAATTTTAGAAGAAACTCCTGAAGAGGAAGCTTAACAATTTTTATTTCCCCGGCACATTATATGCCGGGGAATGTCTTTTTATAAATCAAATAATAAATTTTCAAGAAAAGTATTGACAAATTTTATTTAGGCGTATATAATGTAGCATACAGATTTAGTTCGGATTAGACGAGATTAGGTATTATATTAGATGAGATTAGATGAGTGGGCTGAAATAGTGCCCGAAAGCGCTCGGTTGATTGATGTGGTTCAGCTTCCATGCGCGGAGTTTATTTAATTTGAATACTTGATTATTGTCTGCTCTTAATCCAAAAAATTATGAGGAGGCTTTTTTTATGTTTTATCCCACTTTTGAACAGGTTCAGGAGTATGCTGATAAGGGCTATGACCTGATACCTGTATCATTGTCAATTTTCGCTGATATGGATACGCCCATATCGGCTTTCAGAAAACTTGAAACTGATAAATACTGCTTTTTGCTGGAGTCGGTGGAAGGAAATGAAATGACCAATAGATATTCTTTTATTGGGAGAAATCCGTTTTTAACCTTTAAGAGTTATGGTGATAAAGTTGTTTTGACCGATTTTAACGGGGTTCAGACCGTAAAGAGAGGAAATCCGCTTGATATTTTAAGTGAATACTCTGAGAAGTATAAATCCCCAATAATTGAGGGGCTGCCGGAATTCAGCGGCGGCGCTGTAGGATGTTTCTCCTACGATTTGGTGAGACTTTCGGAAAATTTGCCGAATGTTCCTGAGGACGATTTGGAGCAGCCTGATATGCACTTTATGTTTACGGATGAGATTATAGCTTTTGATAATAAAAAAAAGAAGCTGGTGCTCATGGTAAATATTCATCCCGGCGACAACTTAAAGTTTAGATATGACAGAGCCGTAGAGAGGCTCATGGAAATAAGAAATGAATTGAACTCTCCGCTTCCTGAGCTGAATGAACCTAAAAATGGGTTTAGGGGGAGCTCTAAGCCTAAAAGCAACGTTACTAAATCAGAGTTTTGCAATAGCGTTGAAAAAGCGAAAGAGTATATAAAGAACGGCGATATTTTTCAGGTGGTGCTGTCACAGAGGTTTGAAATTGAAAATTACAGCGACCCTTTTAATGCCTATAGAGCCATAAGGGTGATAAACCCGTCGCCGTATATGTATTACTTAAAGTTTGACAACTGTCAAATAGCCGGCGCGTCTCCCGAGATGCTTGTGAGAGTTGAGAACGGGATTGTTCAGAACAGTCCGATAGCAGGTTCCAGACCGCGCGGTGAGACTGAAGAACTTGACAGACACAATGAGTTTGAACTGATAGCTGACCCAAAAGAGAATGCTGAACATATAATGCTGGTTGACTTGGGCAGAAATGATTTGGGTAAGGTTTGTGAGTTTGGGAGCGTTAATGTTAAACGTCTAAAATATATACAGAGGTTTTCACATATCATGCATATGACATCTGACGTTGAGGGTGTTCTGAGGCAGGATAAGAATCGGTTTGACGCATTAAAAAGTGTTCTTCCGGCAGGCACACTGTCAGGGGCGCCAAAAGTCAGAGCAATGGAGATAATTGACGAGCTGGAAAACAGGAAGCGAGGATTTTATGGAGGAGCGATAGGATATATCGGATTCGGAGGAAGCCTTGATTCCTGTATAACCATAAGAACCGCATTGTTTAAAGACAACAAGGCTTATGTTCAGGCCGGGGCCGGAATAGTATATGATTCAGTGCCCGAGACAGAGTATACAGAAACGCTGAACAAGGCTATGGCAATGATTGACGCGATTGAAAAGGCGGGTGAACTTTAATGATTTTGATAATAGATAATTATGATTCGTTCACCTATAATCTTTTTCAGTGTGTGGGAACCCTGGTACCTGATATATTGGTATACAGAAACGATAAGATAACAGTTCAGGAAATAAGAAAAATGAAACCGGAGCGGATTATAATCTCTCCCGGTCCGGGATATCCCGATGACGCCGGAATTTGTATTGAGCTAATCAGAGAGTTTTATAAGGAACTGCCGATTCTGGGGGTTTGCCTGGGACATCAGTCAATTGGCGAAGCTATGGGCGGAAAGACAATACATGCGCCGCGTCTGATGCATGGCAAGACGGACAGAATAAAAATTGTTGATAAGTCGTCCCGGGTATTTTCCGGATTTGTTGGAGATACGGCTGAGGTAGGCAGATATCATTCATTGGTGACTGATAAGGACTGTCTGCCGGAGTGTATGAAAGTCACGGCGGTAAGCGGAGACGGAGCGGTTATGGCAATGGAACACAAGGAGTATCCGCTGTTTGGAATGCAGTTTCATCCTGAATCAGTTCTGACTCCTGACGGACCAAAAATGATTGAGAACTTTTTAAGGATATAAATTTGATATAGTTGAAAATGAAATTTGTAGGATTCGTTTTAAGGGGTGAAATTTATGATTTCAAGATATATAAAAAAGCTGAGCGAGGGCGAGAACCTCAGTTATGAAGAAGCAAAAGACGCTATGGACGCTGTCCTGGACGGCGGAGCTACACCGACGCAGATAAGCGGTTATCTTATGGCTCTCCGAATGAAAGGCGAGACAATAGACGAGATTAGCGGAAGCGCGGCAATGATGAACAGCAAAGCTGTCGGCATAACGCCTGACGTTGACGACTATGTGGACTGTGTCGGAACGGGCGGCGACGGAACAAACACGTTTAATATATCAACAACCGCCGCGTTTGTTATAGCCGGAGCAGGGGCTAAGACAGCGAAGCACGGCAACCGCGCAGTATCGAGCAAGTGCGGGAGCGCAGATGTTCTGGAAGGGCTTGGGGTGAATATCATGATTCAGCCGGAGCAGGTTAAAGAATGCGTTGAGAAAATCGGTATTGGATTTATGTTTGCGAGAACTATGCACCCTTGTATGAAGATGGTTTCGGGGGTAAGAAGCGAGTTGAAGATCAGAACAATATTTAACATTCTCGGTCCGCTTTCAAATCCTTCTAATGCAAAACACCAGGTAATCGGTGTTTTTAGCGAAGATTTGACGCACCCGATAGCAAACGCTATGAAAAATCTTGGGGTTACGGCAGGTATGGCTGTTTGCGGGATTGATAACGGCATGGATGAGTTGTCTATTATAGGTAAAACGAAAATATCCGAGGTCAAAGACGGAAAGGTGATTGATTATTATCTTTCGCCTGAGGACGCGGGGCTCAGTGTCGCGCCTGAAAATGAGATAAAAGGCGGTACGGTTGAAGAAAATGTTAAAATAACTCTTGATATATTAAATGGCGAAAAGAGTGCGAGAAGGGACATAGTTGTTCTCAATGCGGGAGCCGCTATTTATACAACCGGAATCGCTGATACGATCGAAGAGGGCGTCAGGCTGGCAGAAGAGGCAATAGACAGCGGAAAGGCGCTGGAGAAATTGAACCAGCTTAGGGATATGACAAACAGCTTTAATTAATTTGGAGATTATCATGGATATACTTGAAAAGATTGTAACTAAAAAGAAAATATATCTTGAAAATACAAAGCAGAAGGTAAGCTATAAGACTTTGAGAAGTAATGTTGAACACTCTTTCGGAAACAGAAAGGTTATTAGTTTTTATAATGCGCTCAAGGATTATGAAAAGATATCAATAATTGCCGAGGTAAAAAAGGCGTCTCCTTCAAAGGGACTGATAAGGCCTGACCTGAATCATATTGCCGTAGCTGAGGCATATCTGAACTCTGATGTTCAGGCTATGTCCGTGCTCACTGAGACTGATTTCTTTCTCGGCAGACCTGAGTTTATCTCTGATATAAGAAAGATTTCTAATATACCGCTTCTAAGAAAAGATTTTATTATTGACGAGTATCAAATATATGAGGCATATATGCTCGGAGCTGACGCTGTTTTACTGATAGCCGCAATATTGGACGATACTACTCTTAAAGAATTTATGAGTATAGCTGAAAGCTTGGGGCTTGACTGCCTTACAGAAGTACACGATATAGAAGAAATGAAAAGGGTTAACAATTTGGGCGCAAAAATAGTTGGTATAAATAATCGTAACCTTAAAACCTTTGAAGAAGATTTGCATACTACAGAAAGATTAACAGCAGGTTTGGAAAACCGTTCTGAAAAGGCAGTGGTTTCTGAGAGTGGTATAAAAAATAACACGGATTTGCGCTATCTTGAGACTTTGGGTATCGATGCGGTTCTGATTGGCGAGAGCTTTATGCGGCGGCAGGATATTGCAGGAGCAGTCAGCTCAATGCGCGGATTATAAAATTCTGAGGTGGGATATATGGAAACAAAGATTAAAATCTGCGGTCTTTTCAGGCCCGAGGATATTGAAGCGGTTAATGAAGCGGAGCCTGATTTTGTGGGATTTGTTTTTTATCCAAAAAGCAGGCGGTATGTTTCACCTGAAAAAGCGGCTGAACTGAGACGGAATCTAAAACCGGCAATAAAAAACGTAGGTGTGTTTGTTAATCTGCCAGTTGAACAGGTTTGTGATATTGTTCGGATTGTCCAACTTGATATTGTTCAGCTGCACGGGGATGAGGACAGTGAGTATATAACTGCCCTGAGAGACAAGTGCGCTGAAATATCGGAGATATGGAAAGCCGTAAGAGTTAATGAGAACCTTAACCTTGCAGATGTAAACAAGTCAGCTTCGGCAGACAGATTTGTGTTTGACGCATATGTTGAAGGCTACGGAGGTTTTGGAAAGAGTTTTGATTTTAGACTTCTTGGAAATATAGATAGTGAAAGAACCATATTGGCCGGAGGATTAACTTCTGAAAATATTGGGAGCGCCGTTACAGATTATGCGCCTTATGCGGTTGACCTCAGCAGCGGAGCGGAAACTGACGGGCTGAAAGACAGAGATAAAATAATTGACTTGGTAAATAGGGTCAGGTCTTGCAGTAAAATGAACAGATGATAAAGTTCCGTGCGGAACTGAAAATATATAATTAGATATGAGGGATTTATAATGAATAATGTAGTTGAAAACGGCAGGTTTGGAGAATTCGGCGGTCAATATGCTCCTGAAACTCTTATGTTCGCCTTAAACGAGCTGGAAGCAGAGTATAACAAGGCGAAAAATGACCCTGAATTTATTAAGGAACTGGAGTTTTACTTTAGAGAGTATGCCAATCGTCCGTCCGGGCTTTATTATGCCGAAAGAATGACAAAGGATTTGGGCGGTGCTAAGGTTTACTTAAAGCGCGAGGATTTGAACCATACTGGGGCGCATAAAATCAATAATGTTTTAGGGCAGACTCTGCTTGCCAAGCGTATGGGAAAGAAAAAGATTATCGCTGAGACAGGCGCCGGACAGCACGGAGTGGCCGCTGCCACTGCCGCGGCATTGTTCGGTATGGAATGCACGGTCTATATGGGCGAGGAAGACATGAAGCGCCAGGAACTTAACGTTTTCAGAATGAGACTGCTTGGGGCGACAGTGCGTTCGGTTACCTCAGGAACCATGACGCTGAAAGACGCCTGCAACGAGGCTATGAGAGCGTGGGCGGCAGAGGCGGCTGATACTTTTTATGTGCTTGGTTCTGCGGTAGGACCTCATCCGTATCCTATGATAGTCAGAGATTTTCAGAGCGTTATAGGCAGAGAGATAAAAGAGCAGATTTTGGAAAAAGAAGGCCGGCTTCCCAGTGCGGTAGTGGCATGTGTCGGAGGCGGAAGCAACGCAATCGGAACATTTTTTGATTTTATCGAAGACAACGAGGTTCGTCTGATAGGCGCAGAAGCGGCCGGTGACGGAGTGGATACAGAACGCCACGCGGCGACAATTGCCAAAGGTGACGTTGGGGTTCTGCATGGAATGAAGTCGTTGTTTTTACAGGATAACAGCGGAGGAATTATGGAAGTATATTCTATATCAGCCGGATTGGATTATCCTGGGATAGGACCTGAACACGCATATCTAAAAGAACTTGGCAGAGCTGAATATTATCCGATAACCGATAAAGAAGCTGTCGATGCGTTCTGTTATCTGACAAGGACAGAGGGGATAATTCCGGCTATTGAAAGCTCTCATGCGGTGGCACAGGCGATGAAGCTGATTCCGGGCATGAGTAAGGATGATATTGTTGTAATTACTATATCAGGACGCGGCGATAAGGATGTAAAATCCGTTGCCAGATTTATGGGGGTTGATATAAATGACTAATGAAAATAGAATAGATAAAAAATTCAGTCTGCTGAGAGATGAAAATAAAAAGGCGTTAATCACTTTTATTACTTTTGGAGACCCTGATATTGAGACGTCAAAAAAGCTGGTGCTCGAAATGGAAAAAGAAGGAGCCGACCTTATTGAGATAGGGGTTCCGTTTTCAGACCCAATGGCGGAGGGTCCGGTTATTCAGGCGGCGAATGTCAGAGCCCTTAAAAACGAGATAAATTTAGACAAAATATTTAAAGCGGTCTCAGAACTAAGACAAGAAACTGAAATACCGCTGGTATTTTTGATGTATTTTAATTCTCTGCTGAGTTATGGAATAGAAGATTTTTTCAAAAATTGCGCTGAAAGCGGCGTAGACGCGGTTATAATCCCTGACCTCCCGTTTGAAGAGAGCGGAGAGATATATGACTATACTGTAAAATATAATGTTTACCAGATTTCAATGATTACGCCGACTTCATCTGAGGAGAGAGCGAAAAAAATCTGTCAAAGAGCCAAAGGCTTTTTATACTGCGTATCATCAATGGGTGTTACGGGTATGAGAGATGGATTTGGTACTGATTTTGACGGAGTTTTCTCTATGCTTAATAAGTTTACGGATATGCCTAAATGTTTAGGATTCGGAATATCTAAGCCTAAGCATATTGAAGGCTTAAAACATTATTGTGACGGTCTTATAGTAGGAAGCGCAATTGTAAATCAGATTGCCGAAGGCAGTACAAATGATGAAAAAGTAGAAAAAGTGGGAGCATTAACGAAAGTGTTGGCAGAAGCTGCCCACAAATAATAGTGCAGAATAAAAATTTAGTATTATTTTAACTGCCGGTAGTGTATAGAATAACATAATAAATGCCGCCGAGCTCTGATTGGAGCCGGCGGCATTTGTGTTATAACGGGCTAGTTATTTGTAATATAGATATAGTCAATTTTTAAGCAAATTATCGGCACATTTAAAATTATTTTTATAGCTGGTAAAAGTTTATTCAGGTATGCTTCCCGGAATAAATTTTACGTTCGGTTTATGGTGTTTTGCTTCTTCATAATCCATAGAAGCATAAGCTATAATGATTACTGTGTCGCCAACAGAAGCTTTGTGTGCGGCAGCCCCGTTCAGACAGACGGTTCCGCTTCCTCTTTCTCCCGGAATAGCATATGTCACAAGCCGTTCGCCGTTTGTAACATTAACGATATGAACTTGTTGGTTGGTAAGAATGCCCACCTCATCCATCCAGTCTTCGTCTATAGTAACAGAACCTATGTAGTTAAGGTTTGCATCCGTAACTTTTGCCCTGTGAATTTTTGAATTCATAACTTCTATAAACATATTGTCACCTCCTAAAAGTTATTTTTATTTTGGGTCTGCGATAATATTGTCAATCAGTCTTGTGCTGCCGAATCTGACTGCCAGTGCGATTAATGTCTTTTCTGAAATAATAGAACCGCATTCGGACAAGCCCGGAAAAGTGTAGGCCTCTATATATTCGATATCAGCCAGCGGCGCCTCGGAAATAATTTTGCGAATACCGTCCTTTATGGTTTTCAAATCTTTTTCGCCATTATTTATTGCTTCCTCGGCTTTCTTAAGTGATTTGCTGAGTACCAGAGCTTGTTTACGTTCTTCGGACGAAAGATATGTGTTTCTTGAGCTCATAGCCAAACCGTCGCTTTCACGGACTATGGGGCACGGAACAATTTCTATGTTCATATTAAGGTCACTGACCATTCTGAGTATAACCGCAAGCTGCTGTGCGTCTTTTTGACCAAAATATGCACGGTCAGCCATAGTTATATTAAAGAGTTTGGCAACTACAGTTGTTACTCCTCTAAAGTGTATAGGGCGGCTTTTGCCGCAGAGTATTTTTGTAATATCACTGTCAACACTCACATATGTTCCATAACTTTCAGGATACATATCCGCCGCACTTGGATGAAATATAATATCAGCTCCAGCTTCCTCTGCCGCTGTTTTGTCGCGTTCTAAGTCACGCGGATAGGAGTCTAAATCTTCATTTTCACCAAATTGAGCAGGGTTTACAAAAACGCTTACAACGGTTAAGTCATTTTGAGACGAGCTTTTTTGAATAAGTGATTTATGACCTTCATGAAGATAGCCCATTGTCGGAACAAGACCTATCGTTTTACCATTCACTTTATTTTTTTTAGCCCAATCGTTCAGTTCTTTTGGGGTTTTAATAATCTGCAAGTCTAAACATCCTTTCTGTAAATCAAGCATTAATTAAATTTGTTATTTTTTTAAAACAGGAAAACTTCCGTTTTTAACTTCTGATATATAGGACGTAACTCCCGCCGTAATCTCTTTTCCTACTTGAGCAAATTGTTTAACAAATGATGGAATATAGTCGTCAAACATTCCAAGCATATCGTGGAGAACAAGAACTTGTCCGTCGCAGTCAGATCCGGCTCCAATACCTATAGTGGGTATAGACAAAGAGTCAGTAACTTTTTTCGCCAGTTCGGCTGGTATACATTCAAGCACCAGGCAGAAAGCTCCTGCGGCTTCCACTGCTTTGGCGTCCTCAAGCAGTTTGTCAGCTGCGTCCTGTGTTTTTGCCTGAACACCGAATCCGCCCAGTTGATTTACGCTCTGCGGAGTCAGTCCAAGGTGTCCTACTACGGGGATTCCGGCATCTGTTATCGCCTTTATTATTTCGCATACTTCGGTTCCGCCCTCAAGCTTAACGGCGCCGGCGTTACCTTCTGAAATTAATGCGCCGGCGTTTTTCACCGCCTCATAAACTCCTAAGTGGCATGAAAGAAACGGCATATCAGCTACTACCATACAGTGTTCAGCGCCGCGCGCTACAGATTTTGTGTGGTGAAGCATATCCGACATTGTAACATGGGTGGTGTTATCAAATCCGAGCATTACGTTGCCGAGGGAATCGCCGACGAGTATCATATCTATCCCGGCTCTGTCTACAAGTTTTGCCATAGAATAATCATAGGCGGTAAGCATAGATATTTTTTCAGCGCCCTTCATATTTTTTATTATTTTAGTTGTTATAGGTTTGTTAGTTGTTTGCTTAGACATTTTAATTCTCCTTTATAATTTGGCATGAGTTTCTTCATTATATATATGCACTTATTATTTTATATTGCACATACCATTGTATGTAAAAAAATAGGATACCCAATATGCGGTATCCATAACAGAGAAAAAATGTAAAAATTTATCCATAAACTTCATACATAAAAATAAATCCATTAAAATTATTAAATAAATTTACTTTTTAGATAAAATTTCCAGTCTCTGTTGGGAACCCAATCAAAGCTAGCGTCGTCATATATAATGTAAGCGGCAGAATCGCCGCATTTATATCCCGATGCAATGAGTATAGCACACATTATGTAAAAAAGCAAACACTTTTTTGTTACACAAAGTTACAAAGGTTACATTTTAAAAACAAATTCGATTTTATACTTGACATATTTGTCATCTGGTATTAAAATATTATTCATTGGTGTGTGCTGTGATAGAGATGTGATTTTTGTACATCCAAAGCTTTTTGCATTAAGTGTCACGGCGCATTTTTTATTTATTATAGAATTGATAAGGGGGAAATGTGGTGGCTGTTAAGTATATTTTTGTTACAGGCGGAGTGGTATCGGGAATAGGTAAGGGTATCACAGCGGCCTCACTTGGTCGTCTACTAAAGACAAGAGGGCTTAGGGTTACCATACAGAAATTTGATCCTTACATCAACATAGACCCTGGAACCATGAGCCCATATCAGCACGGAGAAGTGTTTGTCACAGACGACGGCGCTGAAACAGACCTTGATTTGGGGCACTATGAGAGATTTATCGATGAGAGCCTTACTAAAAACAGCAATATAACTACCGGCAAGGTCTATCATTCCGTGATAACAAAGGAAAGACAGGGCGCGTATCTTGGAGGAACAGTTCAGGTTATTCCGCATATTACCGATGAAATAAAGCAAAAGATTTATGATGTTGGCAATGAGGGAAATTCTGATGTGGTTATCACTGAGATAGGCGGCACGGTAGGCGATATTGAAAGTCAGCCGTTTTTGGAGGCTATTAGGCAGGTTGCCGGTGATGTCGGCAGAAACAACGTTATGTATATACATGTTACGTTGGTGCCGTATCTTAAAACGTCGGGCGAACTTAAGTCAAAGCCTACACAGCACAGTGTTAAGGAGCTTCTCAGTATAGGGATCCAGCCGGATATGCTTATTTGCAGGAGCGAAGTTCCGCTTGAGGAATCACAGAAAGATAAAATTGCGCTGTTCTGTAATGTTTCAAAGGATTGTGTTTTTGAGAATCTTAACTGTGACACAATATATGATGTCCCGATTATGCTTGAAAATCAAAACCTGTCTGGGAAGGTTTGCGAACGTCTCGGTATTGAGGCAAGTGAGCCTGATTTGACAGAGTGGAACAGTATAATCGAAAAGGTTAAAGGACTTGACAAAAAAGTCAAAATAGCTTTAGTAGGTAAATACGTTGGTCTCCATGACGCTTATCTAAGCGTAGCCGAAGCGTTAAGGCACGGCGGATTTGATTTGGGGGCTGAAATAGATATTGACTGGGTTGACGCTGAAGATGTAACGGACAGCAATGCTGAAGAACTTTTGGGCAAAGCCGATGGGATTTTGGTTCCCGGCGGTTTTGGAGACAGAGGTATTGAAGGGAAAATTTCCGCTATCAGATATGCCCGTGAAAACAAAGTCCCATTTTTGGGCATTTGCCTGGGAATGCAATTGGCAGTAGTAGAGTATGCTAGAAACATGGCGGGTCTGAAAGGCGCCCACAGCTCAGAACTTGATGAGAACACTGAGTATCCGGTTATAGATTTAATGCCGGAACAGAAGGAAATATCAAATATGGGCGGTACAATGAGGCTTGGCGCTTATCCATGCAAGATTCAGGATGAAAGTGTGTATGCTAAGGAAGCATATGGCGGAGCTGAGCTTATCAGTGAGAGACACAGACATAGATATGAAATGAATAATGACTATAG is from Monoglobus pectinilyticus and encodes:
- the spoVG gene encoding septation regulator SpoVG; amino-acid sequence: MQITDIRIRKINTEGRMKAVVSVTFDDAFVVHDIKVIEGQEGRLFTAMPSRKTPDGEYKDIAHPINSETRSELNDKILQKYQEILEETPEEEA
- the trpE gene encoding anthranilate synthase component I is translated as MFYPTFEQVQEYADKGYDLIPVSLSIFADMDTPISAFRKLETDKYCFLLESVEGNEMTNRYSFIGRNPFLTFKSYGDKVVLTDFNGVQTVKRGNPLDILSEYSEKYKSPIIEGLPEFSGGAVGCFSYDLVRLSENLPNVPEDDLEQPDMHFMFTDEIIAFDNKKKKLVLMVNIHPGDNLKFRYDRAVERLMEIRNELNSPLPELNEPKNGFRGSSKPKSNVTKSEFCNSVEKAKEYIKNGDIFQVVLSQRFEIENYSDPFNAYRAIRVINPSPYMYYLKFDNCQIAGASPEMLVRVENGIVQNSPIAGSRPRGETEELDRHNEFELIADPKENAEHIMLVDLGRNDLGKVCEFGSVNVKRLKYIQRFSHIMHMTSDVEGVLRQDKNRFDALKSVLPAGTLSGAPKVRAMEIIDELENRKRGFYGGAIGYIGFGGSLDSCITIRTALFKDNKAYVQAGAGIVYDSVPETEYTETLNKAMAMIDAIEKAGEL
- a CDS encoding anthranilate synthase component II, whose protein sequence is MILIIDNYDSFTYNLFQCVGTLVPDILVYRNDKITVQEIRKMKPERIIISPGPGYPDDAGICIELIREFYKELPILGVCLGHQSIGEAMGGKTIHAPRLMHGKTDRIKIVDKSSRVFSGFVGDTAEVGRYHSLVTDKDCLPECMKVTAVSGDGAVMAMEHKEYPLFGMQFHPESVLTPDGPKMIENFLRI
- the trpD gene encoding anthranilate phosphoribosyltransferase is translated as MISRYIKKLSEGENLSYEEAKDAMDAVLDGGATPTQISGYLMALRMKGETIDEISGSAAMMNSKAVGITPDVDDYVDCVGTGGDGTNTFNISTTAAFVIAGAGAKTAKHGNRAVSSKCGSADVLEGLGVNIMIQPEQVKECVEKIGIGFMFARTMHPCMKMVSGVRSELKIRTIFNILGPLSNPSNAKHQVIGVFSEDLTHPIANAMKNLGVTAGMAVCGIDNGMDELSIIGKTKISEVKDGKVIDYYLSPEDAGLSVAPENEIKGGTVEENVKITLDILNGEKSARRDIVVLNAGAAIYTTGIADTIEEGVRLAEEAIDSGKALEKLNQLRDMTNSFN
- the trpC gene encoding indole-3-glycerol phosphate synthase TrpC, giving the protein MDILEKIVTKKKIYLENTKQKVSYKTLRSNVEHSFGNRKVISFYNALKDYEKISIIAEVKKASPSKGLIRPDLNHIAVAEAYLNSDVQAMSVLTETDFFLGRPEFISDIRKISNIPLLRKDFIIDEYQIYEAYMLGADAVLLIAAILDDTTLKEFMSIAESLGLDCLTEVHDIEEMKRVNNLGAKIVGINNRNLKTFEEDLHTTERLTAGLENRSEKAVVSESGIKNNTDLRYLETLGIDAVLIGESFMRRQDIAGAVSSMRGL
- a CDS encoding phosphoribosylanthranilate isomerase, which codes for METKIKICGLFRPEDIEAVNEAEPDFVGFVFYPKSRRYVSPEKAAELRRNLKPAIKNVGVFVNLPVEQVCDIVRIVQLDIVQLHGDEDSEYITALRDKCAEISEIWKAVRVNENLNLADVNKSASADRFVFDAYVEGYGGFGKSFDFRLLGNIDSERTILAGGLTSENIGSAVTDYAPYAVDLSSGAETDGLKDRDKIIDLVNRVRSCSKMNR
- the trpB gene encoding tryptophan synthase subunit beta, yielding MNNVVENGRFGEFGGQYAPETLMFALNELEAEYNKAKNDPEFIKELEFYFREYANRPSGLYYAERMTKDLGGAKVYLKREDLNHTGAHKINNVLGQTLLAKRMGKKKIIAETGAGQHGVAAATAAALFGMECTVYMGEEDMKRQELNVFRMRLLGATVRSVTSGTMTLKDACNEAMRAWAAEAADTFYVLGSAVGPHPYPMIVRDFQSVIGREIKEQILEKEGRLPSAVVACVGGGSNAIGTFFDFIEDNEVRLIGAEAAGDGVDTERHAATIAKGDVGVLHGMKSLFLQDNSGGIMEVYSISAGLDYPGIGPEHAYLKELGRAEYYPITDKEAVDAFCYLTRTEGIIPAIESSHAVAQAMKLIPGMSKDDIVVITISGRGDKDVKSVARFMGVDIND
- the trpA gene encoding tryptophan synthase subunit alpha, which translates into the protein MTNENRIDKKFSLLRDENKKALITFITFGDPDIETSKKLVLEMEKEGADLIEIGVPFSDPMAEGPVIQAANVRALKNEINLDKIFKAVSELRQETEIPLVFLMYFNSLLSYGIEDFFKNCAESGVDAVIIPDLPFEESGEIYDYTVKYNVYQISMITPTSSEERAKKICQRAKGFLYCVSSMGVTGMRDGFGTDFDGVFSMLNKFTDMPKCLGFGISKPKHIEGLKHYCDGLIVGSAIVNQIAEGSTNDEKVEKVGALTKVLAEAAHK
- the panD gene encoding aspartate 1-decarboxylase, with product MFIEVMNSKIHRAKVTDANLNYIGSVTIDEDWMDEVGILTNQQVHIVNVTNGERLVTYAIPGERGSGTVCLNGAAAHKASVGDTVIIIAYASMDYEEAKHHKPNVKFIPGSIPE
- the panC gene encoding pantoate--beta-alanine ligase, yielding MQIIKTPKELNDWAKKNKVNGKTIGLVPTMGYLHEGHKSLIQKSSSQNDLTVVSVFVNPAQFGENEDLDSYPRDLERDKTAAEEAGADIIFHPSAADMYPESYGTYVSVDSDITKILCGKSRPIHFRGVTTVVAKLFNITMADRAYFGQKDAQQLAVILRMVSDLNMNIEIVPCPIVRESDGLAMSSRNTYLSSEERKQALVLSKSLKKAEEAINNGEKDLKTIKDGIRKIISEAPLADIEYIEAYTFPGLSECGSIISEKTLIALAVRFGSTRLIDNIIADPK
- the panB gene encoding 3-methyl-2-oxobutanoate hydroxymethyltransferase, giving the protein MSKQTTNKPITTKIIKNMKGAEKISMLTAYDYSMAKLVDRAGIDMILVGDSLGNVMLGFDNTTHVTMSDMLHHTKSVARGAEHCMVVADMPFLSCHLGVYEAVKNAGALISEGNAGAVKLEGGTEVCEIIKAITDAGIPVVGHLGLTPQSVNQLGGFGVQAKTQDAADKLLEDAKAVEAAGAFCLVLECIPAELAKKVTDSLSIPTIGIGAGSDCDGQVLVLHDMLGMFDDYIPSFVKQFAQVGKEITAGVTSYISEVKNGSFPVLKK